The following nucleotide sequence is from Nautilia sp. PV-1.
GTTTTTGGCCAATATCAGGGAAACGGATATTATTTTACACATGGTGAGATGTTTTGAAGACGATAATGTTATACATGTAGAAAACAGCGTAGATCCGATAAGAGACGTTGAGATTATAGAGCAGGAACTTTTATATGCAGATATGCAGACACTTGAAAAAAGAATAGCAAAACTTCAAAAACAGGCAAAAGGCAGCAAAGACGCCAAAGCTCAGCTTGAACTTGCAAATGAACTGATGGAGTGGATCAGTGAAGGAAACCCTGTAAAGACATTCCCTAAAAAAGACGAAGAAGCGTTTAAAGTAATAGAAAGAGAACTTAGCTTCCTTACAAACAAAGAGATTTTTTACGGTGCGAATGTAGATGAAGAAGGTTTGGCGGAAGATAACGAATACGTAAAAGCACTAAAAGAATACGCGGCTAAACACGGAAGGGAAGTTATCAAACTATGTGCAAAACTTGAAGAAGAAATGGTTGATATGAGTGACGAAGAAAGACATGAATTTTTAGAGAGTCTGGGAGCTAAAGAAAGCGGGCTTGATCAGATTATCAGAAAAGCATATGAAAAACTTGATCTTATCAGTTATTTTACTGCCGGAAAAATCGAAGTCAGAAGCTGGACTATTAAAAGAGGAACAAAAGCTCCTCAGGCCGCAGGTGTAATTCATACGGACTTTGAAAAAGGTTTCATTAGAGCGGAAGTTATAAGCTATGAAGACTTTATAAAATACGGCGGAGAGCAGGGTGCAAAAGAAGCGGGTGCCATGAGACTTGAAGGTAAGGATTACGTGGTTCAGGACGGGGATGTAATGCATTTCAGGTTTAACGTATGATTGAAGAATATTTGAAATTAGGCTCACTAAACAATCTCAAAATCTCCAAAAAAACTCCTCAGGGGCTTTACCTTGAAGCCCTTGACGGTGACACTGTTTTACTCCCTAACAGATACGTAACCGATGATATGAATATAGGCGATGAAATAGAAGTGTTTATCTATAACGATTCGGAAGACAGATACGTGGCAACCACCGACAAACCGAAATACGAATACGGGGAATTCGGAGTATTCAGGGTTGTGGACGTAGCAAAATTCGGTGTATTTGTTGACTGGGGGATGCCAAAAGATCTTTTCATGCCGCTTGGAAATATGAAAAAAGAGTTGCAAAAAGGCGACAGCGTAATAGGCAAAATCGTATATGATGAAAAAACTGACAGATTAATGCTTGATTCTAAACTTTCAAGGCACATTAAAAAAGCGAAAAACTATGATGTTAACGATGAAGTAAAAATAATAGTAATCGCAAAAACTCCTCTCGGATACAAATGCATAGTGGATGATATGTACGAGGGAATGCTTTTTGATAATGAAATATTCGAAGATGTAAGAGTAGGGCAAAAGAAAAAAGCGTTTGTTAAAAACGTAAGAGAGGACGGAAAACTTGATCTTTCACTTCAAAAAATCGGCTCAAGAGATGATGTTAAAGATAAAGTTTATAAAGTTCTAAAAGAATGGGGCGAAATGAAAATAACCACCAAATCAGATCCAGAAGAGATTAAAAAGTACTTCAAAGTCAGCAAAAAAGCCTTCAAATCGGCTGTTAACGAGCTGATTAAAGAAGATAAAATCATTCAGGAAAATGGTACAATAAGAATAAAATAAATATGCTATAATTTATAAAAAAGGCATTTTATGACAAAAAGAGAAATATTAAATTTTTTAACACAAAATAAAGAACTTTTAAAAAATCGTTTCGGTGTTAAAAAAATAGCTCTTTTTGGCTCATATGCAAGAGACGAAGCAAATGAAAAAAGTGATATTGATTTAATTGTTGAAATGCCGAGTTCTTTTCAAAAGTATTTTGAACTTAAATATTTTTTAGAAGAACATCTTGGAAAAAAAGTTGATTTAGGACTGTCTCATAAAGTAAGAGCATACATTAAAAACAAAATCCAAAAAGATTTAATATATGTTTAGAGATGCTGAATTTTATATTGTAGATATTTTTATTGCAATCGATAAAATAAAAAGATATACAAAAGATTTCAGCAATGCACAAGAATTATTACATGATGAAAAAACATGGGATGCAGTAATCAGAGAGCTTGAAATTATAGGTGAAGCTACAAATAAATTAATTAAACTTGACTTTCTAAAAAAAGATTTTAAAATAATTGTAGATTTTAGAAATATTATAGTTCATGAATATTTTGGAATAGATGAGAAGATTGTTTGGGAAGTGGTAAGTGGCTATCTTATTGATTTTTATAATGAATTGTTAGATATATCAAAAAATAATGATTTAAATCTTGCCATACAAAAAGCAATTGAAGAAAATAAACATAATAAAAAAGTAATAAGCTTTTTAAAAGAGTTGCAAAATGTTCTGTCCGCTTGACTGTTGGGACTCTTGTGAATTGAGAATTGAGAATGGAGAAAGGAGAATTAAAAAAGGTTCTCCTGAAAAATCGTCAGATTTTTTGGGGCGTATTGTAGGTGAAGGTATTACTCCGTATCTTTGCTGGAAACTGAATAATTACTTCAGATTCCCTTCCGTAAGCACTCCTAAATACAATAGTGAAAATATTATGTTAAATGAAGCTCTGGATAAATTAACTGAAATATTAAAAAACACCGACCCTAAAAAAGTGCTTTTTGTAAAAGGGTCCGGTAACATGGGGATTATGCAAAACATAACAAAGCTTTTTTTTGAGAATTACGGAGCAACGTTTGCCGTAGGTTCTACATGCGACGGACTCGGAGAAGAGGGGATTATTAAAGGCAGAGGCAAATCACTCATACTCCCGACATGGATAATTAAAAACGCCAAAAATATCATCATCTGGGGCAGAAATCCGTATGTTACAAACATTCACTTAATTCCTATGATAAAAGACAAGTATATCGTGAGCATTGATGCTATTGAAACAAAAACGGCTAAAAATTCTGATCTTTTCATACAGGTAAAACCGAATACCGATTTTTACTTGGCGATACTGCTGGCTCAAATGGTGATAGAAAGTGAGCAATATGATGTTAGTGATAATTTTGATGAGTATAAAAAAATAGTCTTTTCATATGACAGAAAAGTTCTAATGAAAAAATGTGGAATAAATAACGAAGAATTAATGAAACTTTTTGAAGTTATAAAGCAGGGTGCTGCAGTATTGACAGGACTTGGCATTGCTAAATGTAAAGAATGCTGGAAAACCACATGGGCTATTGACAGCCTCTTTTACATGCTTGGATATTTCGGAAAAAAAGACAGGGGAGTTGCGTTTCTTGGAAGCAGCGGATACGGAATAAACAACCCATTCGCTATAAATCATAAAAAACAAGTGCCGCTGTGGGATGTTAACCTTGATGATTATGATGTTGTTTTTGTACAGGCAGGCAATCCTCTTGTAAGTTTTCCAAACAGGCATGAATGGCAAAAACTTAAAAACAAAACAACGGTCGTTTTTGGTAAATATATGGATGAAACCGCTCAAATTGCCACGCTTTTTATCCCGACAAAAGATTTTTTTGAGAAAAAGGACGTTAGGGGGAGTTATTTTCACGAATTTGTTATCACTCAAAAATCAAATCGATTTTTGAGTGGCGGGAAGAAAATTTCAGAATATGAACTTACTGAATATTTAATGGATAAATTCGGGTTCAAGGGCTTGAAAAGTGAAGATGATTATATCGATGAAATATTAAATGCAGATTTGGAAAAAACAGGGGATGAAATATACCGCAAAAGGGTATTTGACAAACCTCCATACAGTGAAGGCTTTTTTACGAATAACGGTAAATTTAAATTTTTAAATGAAGATTTTGAATACAATGAAAAACCTTTTGAAATCGTAACCGCAAAGCACGATAAAGCGCTTAATTCCCAGTTTCAAAGAGACGACAATATTTATATAAATCTTAACAGTAATAATATTATGTTATGTTTTGTGAGGAAAAATTTTGATGAAAAAGTGGTAAAATATGATAAAAACTTGCCTCTAAACATTATCTACACAAAGGGCGGAACTACAATAAATAAAATTTTAAAAGCCAAAGGAGAGAATGCATTTTATGAAATTTAGAAAAATTCAAATATTTTTTTATATAATTTTAATAATTTTAATTAGTGTCTGAGAAAATAAAGTTACTTTAAATTCTTTTGATTGGAATTAATAAAAATTTTTATAAAAGGGTAAAAATGGCGGAAAATAAAAAAAGTAAAGAAAACTCAAATGTAAAAAATGATAATAGTAAGCATGATTCAATTGATGAAGAAAATTCACATAAGAATGAAAATTATAGAGATAGAATTCCTGAAAATATTGAGGAGTTATATATAAAATATACAAATATGTTATTAAATAAGTTATTAGATAATAAACCACAAGAAGATAATAATACTGAGACTATTTCAGTAAATAAAGACGAAAACTTTTTTTCTAAGATTTCTAAAAATTGTTGTTGTATAGCTATTATAATTATTTTAATTCTGATTTGTATTTTAATAAATACAAATCATTCTTCTTGTAATTTAAAAAAAGAGCAAAAATTAAGTAATTATAGTAATAATATTGAGCAAAAAATAAATTCTTCTATAACTAATATAAACAATGAAATAAAAAAAATAAGTATGGAAATTAAGGAGATAAAGAAACTTAGACAAATTGAAATTAAAAATTTAAGATATAATGTGAAAAATATAGAAAAGAAAATTAATAAATTGAATAGAGCTATTAGTGTAATTAATAAAGAGAGTAAACAAGGAAATACTTGTAATATAAACTTTCAATGTAATGCGGAAAAATAGGTATGAATTTTAGTAATTATAAACAACAAAAAAATATTATAAAGCAAGAAGAAAAACATATTCAAAATTTTGTTGAACATTGTAGCACTTACTTAGAAGATGTAGTTTTCGATAATGAAACTTTTGAAGATGAAATTAATTGGAAGTTAATTTTAAATGATAAGGACAAAATAGTCAAATTTGATAAATGTGTATTTGAAAAAAATGTTAGATTTGATGATATAAAATGTAAAAAGCTAATTTTTAAAGATTGTACATTTAAAGATGGTGGAGGAATAAAAAATAGAGAAGGAGAAAATTCTTTAGATATTGAATTACTTGATTTAGGTTTTTATGAATTGGATGGAGATTTTATTGTTGATATTGGAATGTATGCAAGAGATGATGGGACATTACAAACAACAATAGGAAGAATAAAGGAATTAAAATTTAACAATCCTCAAAAAGGTAATGGCAGAGTTTTTTTTGTTGGTCTTAATGAAAAACTTGAAAAAGGAGTCTTTGTAAATAGAGTGCTTGATAATGTTGTTTTTCAAAATTGTGATTTAAGAAATTGTTATTTTTTGAATGCTAAAGTTGATAAAACTGAGTTTAGGAATGTAACATTTAATAGTTTTGAAGACACATATTATATGTTTGTTAGAGAAGATGGTAAAGATGGAGTAATAACGGCGTTTTTTTTATTTATATTTATAATTCTAGGTAATATTTTATTTTATAAGTATAATTTCCCTGATAAAGAAAATTTATTAGATGTGTTTTTTGTTTTTTTGATGAGTTTTATATTTATTATGAGCTTTATAATTATTTTGATGCCTTTAGATAGCGTATATATATTTTTTTTATCATGTGGAAGAAAATTGACGTTTTTGCTTGATAAAGTATTTACTTTTTTTAATAGCAAAAGGACTATTAAAGAACTTTATTTAAATACTCATTTAGGTACAAAAGATGAGGAAAAAATTATTAAAATTTTAAAAAAACAAAATGGTAAACAAAATGTGATTAATTTAAGGTCTTTAAAAACTTTGTATGAAAATTTGGCAATAAACTTTATGAAGACTGATAAACAAATAGCAGGCGAATTTGTGTATTCATCAAAATTTTACAAATCTTTAGTAGATTATGGTCTATGGGATTTTTTAGAAGTATTTCCAAATAAATACCATCATTTTATCAATGGATTTGGACAGAGATGGTTTAGGGCATTTTTTCATATTTTATTTATTATATTTTTGTTCTCTTTTATATTCGTGTATTGTGTTAAACCAAATATTGATTATATATCTACGAAAAACACACCTTCTTTTTTGTTAGAAGGAGTGCAAACCACTGAAAACAATGCTAATATAATTTTTAATTTTGATAGCTTTAAAATTATTACATGGAAAAATAATATGACTAAAAATATAAAAGCATCTTCATTTAATAATTCAAACATTTTATATGGTTATGATGGTATAAATAATTTTAATGCATTAAAAGAACAAAAGGTTTTTGCTTTAAAAGAAAATTTTTTGGTTGGTTTTTATAAGTCTTTGAGTAATTTATTTTATCCTTTCAATTCTTTTTCAAAAAATTGGTTTCAAAATTTATCTGAAAAGGCATATATATTAAGTTTTTTTGAAACTATACTTCTTTGGATTTTTATGATTGGATTTTTAAAGGCTCTCTGGAATAGAATTAAGTTTTAATTTTGACTAAGGAGGGGCAATGGTGCCTATTAGTAAAAGATATATGCAGATGAGAATATTTTTAATATGGATTTTGATAAATTTCCAATGGCAAATCATTATAACGAATATCCGTTTTTAATGTTTGAAAATATCGTAAACAAAGAAAAATGTATAGAAATAATTGATTCATTAGAAAAAGAAACATACAAAGCTAAGTTGATAGGTTGAGGGGCTTAACGAAGAGATTAAAAAACAATAATATATAAAAATAATTTTTATGAAAATAAGAGATAAAGCAGAGAACGTTTTATGGAGTTAGTTTTTTAAAAGGGAGTGAAATACAAATACTTGAGTATAAAAACGGGGGATTTTATAAGTGCCATAGTAATAACAGCAGTGAGATTTATAAAGACGGAAAGCTTGTAGGATTTAAAAAAGTGGCAAATAGGGCTTTAATGACACTTCTTTTTTTAAATGATGATTTTGAGAGCGGTAAGGTTAAGTTTTGTTATTTAAAATTAATGACGCAAAAGATGTTATAATAAAGCCAAAAGCTGGTATGATGATTGTTTTTCCAAGTCATCCCCTTTTTTTCACATTAAAGGAAGAAGGATATCGGTTGTAAAGTGGCAGGAGGTTAAATGATTGGTAAAAATTCACCTTGTCCATGCAGAAGCGGTAAGAAATATAAAGAGTGCTGCTTTAAATGGCACAAAATCGGAAGCGCTCCGAATGCTTTACTTCTGATGAAAAGCAGATATACGGCATATGCTATCGGTAACGCTGATTATATAATTAAAACAACACATTCCGATTCACCTCACTTTGAAAAAGATCTTAATGAATGGAAAAGATCTGTTAAGGAATTCGGCAACAGTGAATTTAAAAAGCTTGAAATTATTGAATTTATTGACGGAGAAAAAGAAGCTTATGTGGAGTTTAAGGCATATATTGACGATTATGTAATGCATGAAAGAAGCAGGTTTGTTAAAGACGGGAAGTGGTTCTATATTGACGGCATTCAAAAAGATGTATAATATAAAAAAAAGGATATGCCATGAAAATAAACCGTTTTCCTAAAATGGCCGCACTTCAGAAATTCAGAGCCTTAAAGCTCGGATTTGACTTTCCGACAGCGGAAGCAATAGGGATTGCAGAAGCTACAAAATACGCAATTTTTAAAAACCTCTCTCATAAAAAGCGTATTGCCAAAGAAAAAGAAGAGGTCATTAAACAGTTTCAGGGCAAAAAAGAGCTTGACGAAGAAACTTTTACCGTATTTAAACTCCCGGCCGTTGACGGACTGCCTTATGTGGGAGGCAAAATTTATACTAGTGAAGACTATAACAGATATTTTATGAAATGGGGAGATGAAATTAAAACCCTGATAGAAAAATGGGCCGAAAACATTATCGAAAACTGTGATGAAAAAACTCTAAAAAGCGAAAACAGGTTTTTTAACGAATGCTGGAAACCTCATCGCGATGAACTACAGGAGGCATAATGAAAACAGCTACGACTTTCGGTGCAAGCAGGGTGGAAGACCCTGAGCTTTACAAAGAGGGAGTGGAACTCGGCAGATTTTTGGCAGAAAAAGGCTACAAGGTAAAATGCGGTGGTTACGGAGGGCTGATGGAGGCTGTCAGCAAAGGAGTCAATGAAGCCGGAGGGGAAGTAACCGGTGTTACGCTTGAATATTTTGATGAAATAAGACCTAAAAACCCGTATCTTACTAAACGGATTCCTGCAAAAGATCTCTTTGAAAGATTAAAAAAACTGATTGAAGGAAGTGAAATTTTTATTGCACAAAGGGGCAGTATAGGTACATTAAATGAAATTTTTATGGTCTGGGCGTTAAAATACGGTTTAAATCTTGATTTTAGAATATGTCTCATAGGCCGTGAATATGAAGAAATTAAAAATCTTTCTTTAATCCCGGAAGAAAGACTCGGAGACATAGAAATCTATAAAACTCTCAACGAATTCAAAAAACACTTTTAACGAATTACTGATTGATATAACTTTTTTTTAATATTTGTGTCATTTAAGTTAATTTGGGTAAAATTTTTATTGATTTGAAAAAGGGGAAAGGATACGAATGAAAATATTAATTATCGAAGACTCCAAAATGTTGAATAATCTTTTAAAAAAAGAACTTTCTTCTTTAGGATTTGACGTTACACAGTCATATACACTAAAAGAAAGCTGGAAATATCTTGAAAACAACAGTTACGATTTAATCATTTTAGACCTGCATCTGCCTGACGGTGAGGGGATAGAGCTATTAGACGAACTGCATTCAATGTCTGATGCAAAAGTGGTAGTGCTCTCCTCAATAGATGACAAATATTTAAGGGAAGAACTTTTCAGATACGGTATTCTCGATTATATTATCAAAGATAAAAATTTAAAATTCTCTCTTTTGGAACTGATAAAAATCATAAAATTCGCATCGGAAGAAAACAAAGGAAACATTTTAATAATTGACGATTCTAAATTTTTAAACAAACAGTTAAACAACATATTAACTCCAAGAAATTATCATGTGCAGAATGCTTATACGTTTAAAGAGGGCATGGAGCTTTTAAATAAAAACAGATATGATCTTTTGATTTTAGATTTAAACCTTCCGGACGGCCACGGAGTTGATATACTGGAAAAAGTAAGAGAGAACACAAACACCATTGATTTGCCCGTAATTGTTCTTTCCGGAGAAGCAAATCCGGATTTAATAAGAGAAGTGTTAAAAAAAGGGGCAAACGATTATCTCGCTAAACCTTTTGTATTTGAAGAGTTTTTATTAAGAGTGGATCTTTGGATAGAGTATTATAAAAACAAAAAAGAGCTTTCAAATAAAACAAGAGAACTGAAAAACATCAACAAAAACCTCCAAAAACTTGTACAAAAAGAAGTTGAAAAAAACAGACAAAAAGACAAACTGTTAATGCTGCAGTCCAGACACGCACAAATGGGAGAGCTGCTTTCGATTATTTCACATGAATGGATCCAGCCGATCAGCGCAATATCTTCATTGGCTGCAATAATCCAGCTGAAAATATTCAAAAACGATTTAAATGAGAAGTTTTGTGAAGATACGGCTGTAAAAATTAAAAAATACGTAGAAAGTTTAAATGAAATAATGAATAATTTTAAAAACTTTTTTAAACCTCACAGCGAAAAAACAGTTACCGATTTTGAAAAAATAACAAAATATTCCTTATCCCTGCTTGAAAGCTACATTCAAAAAACAAAAACCAAAATAAATATAGATATCAAAAACCTTGAAAGTTTTGAAACATTTGAAAACGAAATAGTACAGGTAGTGGTAAATATTCTTAAAAACGCAATAGAGGCGTATCCTGACGAATCCGAAAAAATAATAGAAGTCATTATAGACGGGAAAACTCTTGTCATTCAGGATTTTGCCGGCGGTATACCGGAAAAAATAATTAATAATATTTTTGAGCAGTATTTTTCAACAAAAGGTGAAAAAGGAACCGGAATAGGGCTTTATATCTCGAAAATAATTATTGAAGACCACTGCGGAGGGAAAATAAAAGTAGAAAATAAAAACGGCGGAGCCAGATTTACCATTCAGCTGTAAAAATTTTGATAATATTTCAGATAAAAAAGGTATTATTTGGAACTTTTAATATTTGATCTGGACGGAACACTTATAGATTCGGTACCCGATTTAACTGAAGCAATTAATAAAACATTCAATGA
It contains:
- the ychF gene encoding redox-regulated ATPase YchF, with the protein product MKVGIVGLPNVGKSTTFNALTKTQNAEAQNYPFCTIEPNKAIVPVPDERIEELAKIVNPDKIQYSTIEFVDIAGLVKGASKGEGLGNQFLANIRETDIILHMVRCFEDDNVIHVENSVDPIRDVEIIEQELLYADMQTLEKRIAKLQKQAKGSKDAKAQLELANELMEWISEGNPVKTFPKKDEEAFKVIERELSFLTNKEIFYGANVDEEGLAEDNEYVKALKEYAAKHGREVIKLCAKLEEEMVDMSDEERHEFLESLGAKESGLDQIIRKAYEKLDLISYFTAGKIEVRSWTIKRGTKAPQAAGVIHTDFEKGFIRAEVISYEDFIKYGGEQGAKEAGAMRLEGKDYVVQDGDVMHFRFNV
- a CDS encoding YchJ family protein: MIGKNSPCPCRSGKKYKECCFKWHKIGSAPNALLLMKSRYTAYAIGNADYIIKTTHSDSPHFEKDLNEWKRSVKEFGNSEFKKLEIIEFIDGEKEAYVEFKAYIDDYVMHERSRFVKDGKWFYIDGIQKDV
- a CDS encoding pentapeptide repeat-containing protein translates to MNFSNYKQQKNIIKQEEKHIQNFVEHCSTYLEDVVFDNETFEDEINWKLILNDKDKIVKFDKCVFEKNVRFDDIKCKKLIFKDCTFKDGGGIKNREGENSLDIELLDLGFYELDGDFIVDIGMYARDDGTLQTTIGRIKELKFNNPQKGNGRVFFVGLNEKLEKGVFVNRVLDNVVFQNCDLRNCYFLNAKVDKTEFRNVTFNSFEDTYYMFVREDGKDGVITAFFLFIFIILGNILFYKYNFPDKENLLDVFFVFLMSFIFIMSFIIILMPLDSVYIFFLSCGRKLTFLLDKVFTFFNSKRTIKELYLNTHLGTKDEEKIIKILKKQNGKQNVINLRSLKTLYENLAINFMKTDKQIAGEFVYSSKFYKSLVDYGLWDFLEVFPNKYHHFINGFGQRWFRAFFHILFIIFLFSFIFVYCVKPNIDYISTKNTPSFLLEGVQTTENNANIIFNFDSFKIITWKNNMTKNIKASSFNNSNILYGYDGINNFNALKEQKVFALKENFLVGFYKSLSNLFYPFNSFSKNWFQNLSEKAYILSFFETILLWIFMIGFLKALWNRIKF
- a CDS encoding nucleotidyltransferase family protein, with the translated sequence MTKREILNFLTQNKELLKNRFGVKKIALFGSYARDEANEKSDIDLIVEMPSSFQKYFELKYFLEEHLGKKVDLGLSHKVRAYIKNKIQKDLIYV
- a CDS encoding S1 RNA-binding domain-containing protein → MIEEYLKLGSLNNLKISKKTPQGLYLEALDGDTVLLPNRYVTDDMNIGDEIEVFIYNDSEDRYVATTDKPKYEYGEFGVFRVVDVAKFGVFVDWGMPKDLFMPLGNMKKELQKGDSVIGKIVYDEKTDRLMLDSKLSRHIKKAKNYDVNDEVKIIVIAKTPLGYKCIVDDMYEGMLFDNEIFEDVRVGQKKKAFVKNVREDGKLDLSLQKIGSRDDVKDKVYKVLKEWGEMKITTKSDPEEIKKYFKVSKKAFKSAVNELIKEDKIIQENGTIRIK
- a CDS encoding hybrid sensor histidine kinase/response regulator, with amino-acid sequence MKILIIEDSKMLNNLLKKELSSLGFDVTQSYTLKESWKYLENNSYDLIILDLHLPDGEGIELLDELHSMSDAKVVVLSSIDDKYLREELFRYGILDYIIKDKNLKFSLLELIKIIKFASEENKGNILIIDDSKFLNKQLNNILTPRNYHVQNAYTFKEGMELLNKNRYDLLILDLNLPDGHGVDILEKVRENTNTIDLPVIVLSGEANPDLIREVLKKGANDYLAKPFVFEEFLLRVDLWIEYYKNKKELSNKTRELKNINKNLQKLVQKEVEKNRQKDKLLMLQSRHAQMGELLSIISHEWIQPISAISSLAAIIQLKIFKNDLNEKFCEDTAVKIKKYVESLNEIMNNFKNFFKPHSEKTVTDFEKITKYSLSLLESYIQKTKTKINIDIKNLESFETFENEIVQVVVNILKNAIEAYPDESEKIIEVIIDGKTLVIQDFAGGIPEKIINNIFEQYFSTKGEKGTGIGLYISKIIIEDHCGGKIKVENKNGGARFTIQL
- a CDS encoding DUF86 domain-containing protein, with amino-acid sequence MFRDAEFYIVDIFIAIDKIKRYTKDFSNAQELLHDEKTWDAVIRELEIIGEATNKLIKLDFLKKDFKIIVDFRNIIVHEYFGIDEKIVWEVVSGYLIDFYNELLDISKNNDLNLAIQKAIEENKHNKKVISFLKELQNVLSA
- a CDS encoding molybdopterin-dependent oxidoreductase — translated: MRIENGERRIKKGSPEKSSDFLGRIVGEGITPYLCWKLNNYFRFPSVSTPKYNSENIMLNEALDKLTEILKNTDPKKVLFVKGSGNMGIMQNITKLFFENYGATFAVGSTCDGLGEEGIIKGRGKSLILPTWIIKNAKNIIIWGRNPYVTNIHLIPMIKDKYIVSIDAIETKTAKNSDLFIQVKPNTDFYLAILLAQMVIESEQYDVSDNFDEYKKIVFSYDRKVLMKKCGINNEELMKLFEVIKQGAAVLTGLGIAKCKECWKTTWAIDSLFYMLGYFGKKDRGVAFLGSSGYGINNPFAINHKKQVPLWDVNLDDYDVVFVQAGNPLVSFPNRHEWQKLKNKTTVVFGKYMDETAQIATLFIPTKDFFEKKDVRGSYFHEFVITQKSNRFLSGGKKISEYELTEYLMDKFGFKGLKSEDDYIDEILNADLEKTGDEIYRKRVFDKPPYSEGFFTNNGKFKFLNEDFEYNEKPFEIVTAKHDKALNSQFQRDDNIYINLNSNNIMLCFVRKNFDEKVVKYDKNLPLNIIYTKGGTTINKILKAKGENAFYEI
- a CDS encoding LOG family protein, which encodes MKTATTFGASRVEDPELYKEGVELGRFLAEKGYKVKCGGYGGLMEAVSKGVNEAGGEVTGVTLEYFDEIRPKNPYLTKRIPAKDLFERLKKLIEGSEIFIAQRGSIGTLNEIFMVWALKYGLNLDFRICLIGREYEEIKNLSLIPEERLGDIEIYKTLNEFKKHF